The following proteins are encoded in a genomic region of Corticium candelabrum chromosome 11, ooCorCand1.1, whole genome shotgun sequence:
- the LOC134186561 gene encoding uncharacterized protein LOC134186561: MLSSTDRSYGPQKSTTERRSSRNRTRRNSIPDIKELSTEVKEKLRIIKRKSSEGSTSERQFFNWEQNFVQYLEERRSSNNEKSRTSLLPSPVALDRVTHLAVRAESLSDARLFTRIPHANAASCLLPRARSVSAPDLTAPRRKLLRRYPRSFGSTADFPGLDIAREGRSAELVRQLALGWS; encoded by the coding sequence ATGCTTTCATCTACCGATCGCAGCTATGGTCCTCAGAAATCGACTACCGAGCGGAGGTCGTCGAGGAATCGCACTCGCCGGAATAGCATACCGGACATCAAAGAGCTCAGCACCGAGGTCAAAGAGAAATTGCGCATTATCAAGCGAAAATCTTCGGAAGGCTCTACCAGCGAGCGACAGTTTTTCAACTGGGAGCAGAACTTCGTGCAATACCTCGAGGAAAGACGTTCGTCGAACAATGAAAAATCGAGGACCTCGTTGCTGCCCAGTCCTGTTGCGTTGGATCGGGTCACTCACTTGGCTGTCCGTGCTGAGTCACTTTCCGACGCGCGACTCTTCACGAGGATACCGCATGCGAATGCCGCCAGCTGTCTTTTGCCACGTGCGCGCAGCGTCTCGGCCCCTGATCTTACTGCACCGCGAAGAAAGCTGCTGCGGAGGTATCCACGGTCGTTTGGCTCAACGGCCGACTTCCCGGGACTCGACATCGCGAGAGAGGGAAGATCTGCCGAGCTCGTTCGTCAGTTGGCGCTCGGGTGGAGCTGA
- the LOC134186560 gene encoding probable U3 small nucleolar RNA-associated protein 11, with product MSNSAFKNAAKSQRRSHKERHQPHHRRKLGLLEKHKDYVARARDYHRKETQLKVLREKARNRNPDEFYYKMTSTRLKGGKHYQPVSDHFTEEELKVLQTQDFGYTALRRMQEAKKIDRLQSGLHLLTDREESPPNKHTIFVESRQEVNDFDAARHFETAPELVKRAYNRPRLQTLQSGLLTKAKDERMIKRADTARAAQYEELNQRIEREKKLTRLLEEQNIQKHLKAKGKRSKIRGSDGRVTYIWKKQRKR from the exons ATGTCGAATTCTGCTTTCAAGAATGCTGCGAAGTCGCAGAGACGTAGTCATAAGGAAAGACACCAG CCTCACCATCGTCGAAAACTTGGTCTCCTAGAGAAGCACAAAGACTACGTAGCTCGAGCTCG TGACTATCACCGCAAAGAAACTCAACTCAAGGTTCTCCGCGAAAAG GCAAGAAACAGAAATCCTGATGAATTCTATTACAAAATGACCTCCACCAGACTGAAg GGTGGAAAGCACTACCAGCCTGTTTCTGATCATTTCACGGAGGAGGAGCTCAAGGTATTGCAAACTCAAGATTTCGGTTACACAGCACTTCGAAGAATGCAGGAAGCAAAG AAAATAGATCGTCTTCAGAGTGGGCTTCACTTGTTGACCGATCGCGAGGAATCGCCTCCGAATAAACACACAATTTTTGTTGAATCGAGGCAAGAAG TGAATGATTTCGATGCTGCGAGACACTTTGAAACTGCACCCGAACTAGTAAAGAGAGCATACAATCGTCCTCGACTACAAACATTGCAGTCGGGGTTGTTGACTAAAGCAAAGGATGAGCGGATGATCAAG AGAGCTGATACGGCCAGAGCTGCTCAATACGAGGAACTGAATCAAAGAATTGAAAGAGAAAAGAAACTAACTCGACTACTAGAAGAGCAAAATATCCAAAAGCATCTTAAG GCAAAAGGAAAGAGATCGAAGATCAGAGGCAGTGACGGCAGAGTGACGTACATATGGAAAAAACAGAGAAAGAGGTAG
- the LOC134186563 gene encoding prefoldin subunit 1-like, with product MDDELKKAFAELQIKAVDTAQRVQQTENEIETCRRAKQHALLTERELSTLPEVTRTYESFGAFYLLEPLQRVRESLLAKAEEKDEKIKSLEAHKEYLNKSVKEDEDNLRELLMQKQGRT from the exons ATGGATGACGAATTGAAGAAA GCATTTGCAGAACTTCAAATAAAAGCTGTTGATACCGCTCAACGCGTCCAACAGACGGAGAACGAAATTGAAACTTGTAGACGAGCCAAACAGCATGCTCTGTTGACAGAACGAGAGCTATCTACACTGCCAGAAGTCACACGTACGTATGAGTCTTTTGGCGCATTCTACTTACTGGAACCTCTTCAGCGAGTCCGGGAATCACTACTAGCGAAAGCTGAAGAGAAAGATGAGAAAATCAAGTCGTTAGAGGCACACAAGGAGTATCTAAATAAGAGTGTCAAAGAGGATGAGGATAACTTGAGAGAGCTGCTGATGCAGAAGCAAGGCCGAACTTGA
- the LOC134186562 gene encoding trans-1,2-dihydrobenzene-1,2-diol dehydrogenase-like — protein MATRWGICAAGLIAHDFVTAVRTLPSAEHTIAAVAARSSDRARDFASRHSISKAYGSYEDLAKDPDIDVVYVGTVHTTHVDVASLMMKWGKSILCEKPLAVNLKEARQLTSLAREKNVFLMEALWSRFFPAWIELENQIKSGAIGDIKLVTANFGIKLGDNPSDRYTKKELAGGALLDLGVYPLSFASFVLSGLKPDKVVAAANLMETGVDKQVGMTLVYPSSKIANLCVSFEAESPRDAYVIGTKGIIKVPYPFWCPTKLETPSGVLEYPLPKSDTPFNYQNSAGLSYEAAEVRRCLQAGKKESDRMPLSQSEMVMGLMDEIRRQVGVEYPQDM, from the exons ATGGCGACTCGATGGGGTATATGTGCAGCTGGACTCATCGCTCACGACTTTGTCACTGCCGTACGCACGCTGCCTTCTGCAGAACATACAATTGCAGCTGTAGCCGCTCGCTCTAGTGATCGCGCTCGAGACTTTGCATCTAGGCACTCCATATCGAAAGCCTACGGTAGCTACGAAGATCTAGCGAAGGATCCAg ATATCGACGTTGTGTATGTTGGTACGGTTCACACTACACATGTTGATGTGGCAAGTTTGATGATGAAATGGGGCAAGTCCATCTTGTGTGAGAAACCGCTTGCAGTGAACTTGAAAGAAGCTCGTCAACTTACTAGTCTTGCAAGAGAAAAGAATGTATTTCTCATGGAG GCGTTGTGGAGTCGTTTCTTTCCTGCTTGGATTGAACTTGAAAATCAGATTAAAAGTGGTGCAATTGGCGATATCAAGCTCGTGACAGCAAACTTTGGTATCAAATTGGGTGATAACCCTTCAGATAGATACACTAAGAAAGAACTGGCAGGAGGCGCTTTACTTGATCTTGGAGTTTATCCTCTCTCGTTTGCATCATTTGTCTTGTCTGGCTTGAAACCAGACAAGGTGGTAGCTGCAGCTAATTTAATGGAAACCGGAGTAGATAAGCAAGTTGGAATGACACTAGTTTATCCAAGTAGCAAGATAGCCAACTTGTGTGTATCTTTCGAAGCTGAATCACCAAGAGATGCATATGTCATTGGCACCAAAG GAATTATCAAGGTTCCCTATCCATTCTGGTGTCCGACCAAACTAGAAACACCCTCTGGAGTTTTGGAGTATCCATTACCCAAGTCTGATACTCCTTTCAATTATCAAAACAGTGCTGGTCTGTCTTATGAAGCAGCTGAGGTGAGGAGATGTCTTCAAGCCGGCAAGAAAGAGAGTGATCGTATGCCACTCTCTCAATCAGAAATGGTGATGGGATTGATGGATGAGATTCGGCGACAGGTGGGAGTTGAATACCCTCAGGATATGTAA
- the LOC134186606 gene encoding small ribosomal subunit protein uS9m-like produces the protein MASLRAVHFSTTAKLGPLCSFLRTTLRVTRTLSSENQVASESKTNDDVSSSQNLSVTLEQRMSADLEKAATSFLKSKIKTHYQSMARVAKMMNRHPDTFTDRDLEEAIKYLLPTSLFAQDARPTMKHPFEIYHSHLLEADDFTEDGKPKAAAFFTGAQEYFDTLYAIYEQEEQVKRLTNEQKHGGGNLMHLSHTDANSGQEIVGDENSAAADENSAAADENSAAADENSAAADENSAAADENSAAADENSPAADENSAAADENSAAADENSAAADLTRHEEGQFATLGSAINQQDVSSRWLKKDEMSLKLATELSDSQYEVIIGRLQGMLDMPYLAATKDFLMGFRKDVVPNVHYGKELKLDASGRAYSTGHRKCSVAQVWLRQGSGVVKVNRCLLFNYFTKMDDRQQVMYPFLVTDTIGNFDVTCSVSGGGTTGQAGAIRHGISKALTCFSDTYGPLLEGAGLLTRDPRMVERKKPGQKKARKKFQWVKR, from the exons ATGGCTAGTCTACGCGCAGTCCATTTCTCTACAACGGCAAAATTAGGGCCTTTGTGCTCGTTTCTT CGAACGACTCTGCGTGTGACACGAACTCTGAGCAGCGAAAATCAAGTTGCGAGTGAAAGTAAAACAAACGAT GACGTTTCTAGTTCTCAAAACCTTTCTGTGACGTTGGAGCAGCGAATGAGTGCAGATTTAGAGAAAGCTGCGA CATCTTTTCTAAAGTCAAAGATTAAGACTCATTATCAAAGCATGGCTCGAGTAGCTAAGATGATGAATCGACATCCTGACACTTTTACAGATCGTGATCTAGAG GAAGCTATCAAATATCTATTACcaacaagtttgtttgcacaagaTGCAAGACCAACAATGAAG CATCCTTTTGAAATTTATCACAGCCACTTGCTTGAAGCAGATGACTTCACAGAGGATGGAAAACCTAAAGCTGCTGCTTTCTTTACTGGAGCACAAGAATATTTTGATACCTTATAT GCGATATACGAGCAGGAAGAACAGGTCAAACGGCTGACGAATGAGCAGAAACATGGTGGAGGCAATTTGATGCATTTGTCTCACACAGATGCAAACAGCGGGCAGGAAATTGTTGGGGATGAAAATAGTGCAGCTGCTGATGAAAATAGTGCAGCCGCTGATGAAAATAGTGCAGCTGCTGATGAAAATAGTGCAGCTGCTGATGAAAATAGTGCAGCTGCTGATGAAAATAGTGCAGCTGCTGATGAAAATAGCCCAGCTGCTGATGAAAATAGTGCAGCTGCTGATGAAAATAGTGCAGCTGCTGATGAAAATAGTGCAGCTGCTGATTTGACGAGACACGAGGAGGGTCAGTTTGCGACTCTTGGGTCTGCTATTAATCAACAGGATGTGTCATCTCGTTGGCTAAAGAAGGATGAGATGTCACTGAAACTGGCCACAGAGTTGAGTGATAGTCAG TATGAGGTGATTATTGGAAGACTACAAGGTATGTTAGACATGCCTTATTTGGCCGCTACAAAAGACTTTCTGATGGGATTCCGCAAGGACGTTGTGCCTAATGTACATTATGGAAAAGAGCTTAAG CTGGATGCAAGTGGACGAGCGTACTCAACAG GGCACAGGAAGTGTTCAGTCGCTCAAGTTTGGCTGAGACAAGGAAGTGGAGTTGTGAAAGTCAACCGATGTCTATTGTTCAATTATTTCACAAAAATGGATGACAG GCAACAAGTCATGTATCCATTTCTTGTCACTGATACCATTGGCAACTTTGATGTCACATGTTCTGTGTCGGGTGGTGGCACTACAG GTCAAGCTGGTGCCATTCGGCATGGTATTAGTAAAGCACTTACTTGTTTCTCAGACACTTATGGTCCACTTCTTGAAGGAG CTGGTCTTTTGACTCGAGATCCTCGAATGGTAGAGAGGAAGAAGCCGGGCCAAAAGAAGGCAAGGAAGAAGTTTCAATG GGTGAAACGATAG
- the LOC134187068 gene encoding uncharacterized protein LOC134187068 — translation MQLLLLAILFVLVSTSEGKTCNGNGYRTDCGHYGIQQYDCEQLDCCWSPKDHIPWCFHQNPDTVYRVKTLIKTGLGYELTLEMTDTQIPSALPLLDVSITFETEDRLHVKISDPENKRWQVPKEVSPYPDPPSEAPTNTQYEVTIADEGEEFWFAVERTVNGESLFNSSASSGVEFLTYHDQYLEIGTDLPSNPTIYGLGEHVSSLRLRTGQTYTLWNFDAPNPVDVNLYSSHPFYLDLRDGLAHGVYLRNSNGMDVTLNEQSLSYKVIGGILDFYFFLGPEPETVIQQYHDVIGRPHLPPYWALGFHQSRYGYPNIQALKDVVADYHEHKLPLDTIWSDIDYMDEYKDFTVDPTNYPEGELKAFVDQLHTDGQQYVVVIDPGIKNEESYKPYDDGVKAGVFIKDKDDKFFVGKVWPGHTVFPDFFHPDADQYWHDQIASFLDIVPVDGLWINMNEISNFCDGECSGGGKKFNTTDDKRIEEFVYKDEKDVGFNPNSPPFAINNKGSRAPLNVKTLDMDALHYDGVLEYNVHNLYGLMESISTKLALGKLSNKRPFVLTRSSFPGSGKYAAKWTGNNHATYDDLYYSISGMLSLQMFGLPLSGSDICGYFGDSNAELCARWMQLGAFYPFSRNHNNKGATSQEPYAFDEQVTDISRHVLNARYSLLPYYYTLFHYASRPISSTNSPAATVTRPLFFEFPDDPNTYDIDRQFMVGNGLLISPVLTEGAVTVSAYFPEGRWYDFFTNKRETKFGGEMRTLQAPLEKIPVHVRGGVIIPMQQPSLTTSEARKTPYQLLVALDPCGVAQGSLYLDDGISVDVSSYSLITYDASSNEGQTSLTSKVEGTYADGPDIPPLDTIVVLGVATEPSSVTINEKDVDASQIQYDSDSSSFTLSKLQLPMKDKFTIIWSE, via the exons atgcagctgctgcttcttGCAATACTATTTGTACTCGTGTCAACCTCTGAAGGAAAGACCTGCAACGGCAACGGTTACAGGACAGACTGCG GACACTACGGCATACAGCAATATGATTGTGAGCAATTGGACTGTTGCTGGAGTCCAAAG GACCATATACCGTGGTGTTTTCATCAGAATCCTGACACCGTGTATCGCGTAAAAACCTTGATTAAAACTGGACTAGGATACGag TTGACACTGGAAATGACTGATACCC AAATTCCCTCTGCACTCCCTCTCCTTGATGTGAGCATTACATTTGAGACAGAAGACCGACTTCATGTAAAGATTTCTGACCCTGAAAACAAACGATGGCAAGTCCCTAAAGA GGTAAGTCCATACCCTGATCCTCCATCTGAAGCTCCCACCAACACTCAGTATGAAGTAACTATCGCAGACGAGGGAGAAGAATTCTGGTTTGCCGTTGAGAG GACAGTCAATGGCGAGAGCCTTTTCAACTCAAGCGCTAGCAGCGGAGTAGAATTCT tGACATATCACGATCAGTACTTGGAGATTGGTACCGACCTACCATCAAACCCTACCATCTATGGTCTGGGTGAGCATGTTAGTTCACTTCGACTGCGAAC AGGGCAGACCTACACCTTGTGGAACTTTGATGCACCTAACCCAGTCGACGTCAATCTAT ATAGCTCTCATCCTTTCTATCTTGATCTTCGAGACGGTTTGGCTCACGGTGTTTATCTTCGCAACAGCAATGGTATGGACGTGACACTGAACGAGCAATCGCTCTCATACAAAGTCATCGGAG GAATTCTGGATTTTTATTTCTTTCTGGGACCTGAACCTGAGACTGTCATACAACAATATCACGATGTCATAGGCCGCCCTCACCTTCCACC ATATTGGGCACTTGGTTTTCACCAAAGTCGATATGGTTACCCCAACATCCAAGCATTAAAGGATGTTGTTGCTGATTACCATGAGCACAAG TTGCCACTGGATACCATATGGAGTGATATCGACTATATGGATGAG TACAAAGACTTCACGGTCGATCCAACAAACTACCCTGAAGGCGAATTGAAGGCATTCGTTGATCAGTTACACACCGACGGTCAACAATATG TTGTCGTCATTGATCCTGGCATTAAAAACGAGGAATCGTACAAACCGTATGATGATGGAGTGAAGGCCGGAGTTTTTATCAAG GACAAGGATGACAAATTCTTTGTCGGCAAAGTGTGGCCAGGTCACACTGTGTTTCCCGATTTCTTCCATCCAG ATGCCGATCAGTACTGGCATGATCAG ATTGCCAGTTTCTTAGATATTGTCCCCGTCGATGGCCTGTGGATTAACATGAACGAAATAAGCAACTTTTGCGACGGTGAGTGCTCAGGTGGTGGCAAGAAATTCAACACGACTGATGACAAAAGGATTGAAGAATTTGTATACAAAGATGAGAAGGACGTGGGGTTTAACCCGAACAGTCCTCCGTTTGCTATAAATAACAAGGGCTCACGTGCACCTCTCAATGTAAAAACACTAGATATGGATGCTCTGCACTACGATGGAGTTCTTGAGTATAACGTGCACAATCTCTACG GACTGATGGAAAGCATTTCAACCAAACTTGCCTTGGGAAAGCTCTCCAACAAAAGGCCATTCGTACTCACTCGTTCATCATTCCCAGGTTCTGGGAAATATGCTGCCAAGTGGACTG GAAATAACCACGCCACTTATGACGATCTCTACTACAGCATTTCTGGAATGTTAAGCCTCCAGATGTTTGGTTTGCCTCTGTCTGGATCAGACATCTGTGGATATTTCG GAGACTCAAATGCCGAGTTGTGCGCTCGATGGATGCAGCTTGGTGCATTCTACCCATTCTCTCGTAATCATAATAACAAAGGAGCTACAAGTCAAGAACCTTATGCATTTGATGAGCAAGTGACTGATATCAGCCGCCACGTTTTAAATGCTCGATATAGTTTGCTGCCCTATTACTATACTCTATTCCACTATGCCAGTCGGCCCATTTCTTCTACAAACTCGCCAGCGGCAACGGTCACTCGACCACTTTTCTTCGAATTCCCTGATGATCCCAACACATATGACATTGACAGGCAATTTATGGTTGGTAATGGGCTACTCATCAGCCCAGTGCTAACAGAAG GTGCTGTGACGGTGTCTGCTTACTTTCCAGAGGGCCGTTGGTATGACTTCTTTACCAACAAAAGGGAAACTAAGTTTGGCGGTGAAATGCGGACATTGCAAGCACCACTGGAGAAGATTCCGGTTCACGTTCGGGGAGGAGTCATCATCCCCATGCAACAACCATCTCTCACAACATCAGAAGCTCGTAAAACTCCTTACCAGCTGTTGGTAGCACTCGATCCTTGTGGTGTAGCACAAGGCTCACTCTACTTGGATGATGGCATTTCTGTAGATGTTTCCAG CTATTCCCTTATTACATACGATGCAAGTTCAAATGAAGGTCAAACGAGTTTGACATCCAAAGTGGAAGGCACT TATGCTGATGGGCCTGATATTCCACCACTCGACACAATTGTTGTCCTTGGTGTGGCAACTGAGCCAAGCTCTGTTACAATAAATGAAAAAGATGTGGACGCTTCTCAAATTCAATACGATTCTGACAGCAGCTCATTCACATTGTCCAAGCTTCAACTGCCCATGAAGGACAAGTTCACCATCATATGGAGTGAATAA
- the LOC134186762 gene encoding uncharacterized protein LOC134186762 codes for MKDCLRQAGVKEEEYEVVLNLLNCFYLLSPNSQPSQLAISYEMEYVVLYLLESDPNSPLAAAAPVNPNDLKPFSLIISPCQIACIPEQLHFRLITCCIEEYPDEPMLTRHHSVYRVEKGVTLEIAYHSKKYIILTTTRPCHEIASLCTGIRLFITKKLEEVKKPGLLNFHFSVNIQPLGPAVPVDPTKLVCIDKHKPSGDTPLRVNISRRDVKLDPNEKTALDCWFYEQKNDDKGTAQHLMCKADSKCTSSEITNVGRKLSSSWQELVSVLSSDIFLATR; via the coding sequence ATGAAAGATTGCCTCAGACAGGCAGGAGTAAAAGAAGAAGAATACGAAGTCGTATTGAATTTGTTGAATTGCTTCTATTTGCTCTCCCCTAACTCTCAACCATCTCAACTAGCAATTTCTTATGAAATGGAATACGTTGTTCTGTATTTGCTGGAGTCTGACCCAAATTCACCACTAGCAGCTGCTGCTCCAGTGAATCCTAACGATCTCAAACCGTTCTCACTCATTATTTCTCCTTGCCAAATTGCATGTATTCCCGAGCAGCTGCATTTCAGGCTAATAACCTGTTGCATCGAGGAGTATCCTGATGAGCCAATGTTGACACGTCACCACTCTGTGTATCGAGTTGAGAAAGGTGTCACATTAGAAATAGCTTATCATTCAAAGAAATACATCATTTTGACCACAACAAGACCATGCCACGAAATTGCTTCCTTATGTACAGGCATCCGTCTGTTTATAACCAAAAAGCTTGAGGAAGTGAAGAAACCAGGATTGCTTAATTTCCACTTTTCAGTAAACATTCAACCTTTAGGACCAGCTGTTCCTGTGGATCCCACTAAGCTAGTATGTATAGACAAGCACAAACCAAGTGGAGACACACCACTAAGAGTAAACATTAGCAGACGTGATGTGAAATTAGATCCAAATGAAAAAACTGCATTAGACTGTTGGTTTTATGAACAGAAAAATGATGATAAAGGAACAGCACAACATCTAATGTGTAAAGCAGACAGCAAGTGCACAAGTAGCGAGATTACCAATGTAGGAAGGAAACTTTCTAGTAGTTGGCAGGAACTTGTTTCAGTTTTATCTTCGGATATTTTTCTAGCAACAAGATAA
- the LOC134187175 gene encoding uncharacterized protein LOC134187175, with product METNLFIDSNLNCWPGWKDLCDFMYLLEGISPVYVLYSSSQSLADNAIECNICTDLSVTFYFTSTNIVVKYYDLSQAELNKGESHCNSMQEKTNVTKQSANDHQASESEWLKLVAKSRASDTIATLQKQLGSKDDSSSVDQLLVVNGKQLRDEQTLSDAELSNGMTLSCVSCPRAVTSMGSDVGELFVRALQQGSIEITRVKIVIVGKDRTRKPSFKRSLLNEKFQVCEASTPVAKAEVAICEACNWSALHDKGQEFLDRQIARAAIHAQHASKVNEAGSKGADKSGNEDGQTANGQSGTNASKPSEVPASSQVTAIKTKTDKLDKAAASIGDAKSNTSNDKLDKAIFLTEGISHAIKQFQSDPDILKQEESNVYHTIWDLGGQELLLSGQQEAIKP from the exons ATGGaaacaaatttgtttattgaCAGCAACTTGAATTGCTGGCCAGGTTGGAAAGATTTATGTGATTTCAT GTATTTGTTGGAAGGAATTAGTCCAGTTTATGTGCTTTACTCGAGCAGTCAA TCTCTTGCAGACAATGCTATCGAGTGTAACATTTGTACAGACCTCAGCGTCACATTCTATTTTACAAGCACAAACATTGTGGTAAAGTATTATGATTTGTCACAAGCAGAGCTAAA CAAGGGAGAATCTCACTGTAATTCAATGCAGGAGAAAACCAATGTTACAAAACAGTCTGCCAATGACCATCAAG CATCTGAGAGTGAATGGCTGAAGTTAGTAGCCAAGTCAAGAGCATCTGACACTATTGCCACACTGCAGAAGCAACTTGGTAGCAAGGACGATTCTTCATCCGTGGATCAACTGCTCGTTGTGAATGGAAAACAATTACGTGATGAGCAAACATTGTCTGATGCAGAATTGAGTAATGGAATGACATTGAGTTGCGTCTCGTGTCCAC GGGCAGTGACGAGCATGGGCTCCGATGTGGGCGAGTTATTTGTGCGAGCTCTACAGCAAGGATCGATTGAAATAACTCGAGTCAAGATTGTCATCGTGGGCAAGGACAGAACGAGGAAGCCGTCTTTCAAACGATCCTTGCTCAATGAAAAGTTCCAGGTATGTGAAGCGAGCACACCCGTGGCTAAGGCAGAAGTGGCCATTTGTGAAGCATGCAACTGGAGTGCTTTGCATGACAAAGGCCAGGAATttttggacagacaaatagctaGAGCAGCGATCCATGCACAGCATGCTTCTAAGGTAAACGAGGCAGGTAGTAAAGGTGCCGACAAAAGTGGcaatgaagatggacaaactgcAAACGGTCAATCTGGCACAAACGCAAGCAAGCCAAGTGAAGTGCCTGCATCGAGTCAAGTTACCGCAAtcaagacaaagacagacaaattagaCAAAGCAGCTGCATCAATTGGTGATGCCAAAAGCAACACGAGCAACGACAAACTGGACAAAGCCATTTTTCTGACTGAAGGAATCAGTCATGCTATAAAGCAGTTTCAAAGTGATCCCGATATCCTGAAGCAAGAAGAATCAAATGTTTACCATACCATCTGGGATTTAGGAGGTCAGGAACTCCTACTTTCTGGTCAACAAGAAGCCATCAAACCATGA
- the LOC134186585 gene encoding late secretory pathway protein AVL9 homolog has protein sequence MSLQQLELAKQSRSAGFIVGASNDLLRRQTDWVDVVIDVTTGEILYNTDGLSDLLSLTTADMRFVECLTHTVGDENSDDTQWEGSNDWIRAQFSFYLLSMLSCSLSLDEDTWVDFNEGYVAEVRCKRFYRIWKETPNAEIADVEPRHPFYGQYTTADLRRQLLELTRRWSLKLTPQQRDRSTKAVAAISSRVGSWWSSASRSVQSWMQGRRTQESDEEQDDNY, from the exons ATGTCCTTGCAGCAACTGGAGTTGGCTAAACAGAGTCGTTCAGCTGGATTCATAGTCGGAGCATCGAATGATCTTTtgaggagacagacagactgggtGGATGTTGTCATCGAT GTAACTACCGGTGAAATTCTCTATAATACAGACGGACTCTCTGATCTTCTTTCTCTCACCACAGCTGATATGCGATTTGTGGAATGTCTTACCCACACTGTGGGCGATGAGAATTCAGATGACACTCAGTGGGAGGGAAGCAACGATTGGATTCGTGCACAATTTAGTTTCTACTTACTATCAATGCTCAGCTGCTCGTTGTCACTTG ATGAAGACACTTGGGTAGATTTCAATGAAGGGTATGTTGCAGAAGTGCGATGCAAACGTTTTTATCGCATTTGGAAAGAAACTCCGAATGCTGAAATTGCAGATGTTGAGCCGAG ACATCCATTCTATGGTCAATACACTACGGCCGATTTACGACGGCAATTACTAGA GTTAACTCGTCGATGGTCACTGAAACTGACACCTCAGCAGCGCGACAGGTCAACAAAAGCAGTTGCTGCCATCAGCAGCAGAGTAG GGTCGTGGTGGTCGTCGGCCTCTAGAAGTGTTCAGTCATGGATGCAGGGGAGGAGAACGCAAGAGTCAGACGAGGAACAAGATGATAATTATTGA